From a region of the Daphnia pulicaria isolate SC F1-1A chromosome 1, SC_F0-13Bv2, whole genome shotgun sequence genome:
- the LOC124329050 gene encoding protein XRP2-like, whose product MCSLLFKCRDNKSEVETNQLRLNHLNELYIFRNIVYQGQQFKIENCLRSLILVTGFFDSIFVDDCKDCKIILGPVKGSIFLRNCSHCVIVAACGQLRTRDCTDVTCYLLCATQPSIEMSSLMKFQCISLDYLGLHGHLTNAGLNSIIVNRWSDVFDFTPTSLETNWKCLGIED is encoded by the exons AtgtgttctttgttattcaaATGCAGGGACAACAAATCTGAAGTTGAAACAAACCAACTTCGACTGAACCATTTGAACGAACTGTACATTTTTCGAAACATCGTCTATCAAGGACAACAGTTTAAGATTGAAAATTGCTTGCGTTCGCTTATCCTCGTTACAGGTTTCTTCGACAGCATTTTTGTCGACGATTGTAAAGATTGCAAAATCATTTTGGGACCCGTTAAAGGCAG tATCTTCTTGCGAAACTGCAGTCATTGCGTTATAGTGGCGGCTTGCGGACAGCTCAGAACTAGAGACTGTACTGACGTTACCTGCTATCTGCTCTGCGCAACTCAACCGAGCATCGAAATGTCTTCCTTGATGAAGTTTCAGTGTATTTCACTCGATTATCTGGGATTACATG GTCACCTTACCAACGCTGGACTAAACTCGATTATTGTTAATCGATGGTCAGATGTATTTGATTTTACGCCTACTTCGTTGGAAACTAACTGGAAATGTTTGGGGATTGAAGAT
- the LOC124329195 gene encoding uncharacterized protein LOC124329195, with translation MIEPECLAASWGMKQSRQFIEGLPNFDLVTDHRLLVPILNDYALDKLDNPRLPRLRLQMARYNFTARWVPENRNIEADALSRSPIAPGTPSDKLGEGPQIFTARIAMVGVIAESPATNIDITLEKVKLAATADPVLVAMRTTIREGFPKEKSNLPLALRPYWDARHQLAIDDADDMLVYGARIVLPRSMVKETIWTLVGMHQGASKIRQRTRLSLYWPHIGVDIAHAAASCEECVRQLPSLPVEPLQHHEPAR, from the coding sequence ATGATAGAACCGGAATGCCTGGCCGCCTCTTGGGGCATGAAACAAAGCCGCCAATTCATAGAAGGACTCCCCAACTTCGACTTGGTTACAGATCACCGCCTCCTAGTGCCGATCCTTAACGACTACGCTTTAGACAAGCTCGACAACCCGCGGCTCCCTCGTCTACGTCTTCAGATGGCGCGATACAATTTTACCGCTCGGTGGGTTCCGGAAAACCGCAATATCGAGGCCGACGCCCTATCGCGTTCACCAATTGCTCCAGGCACACCCTCGGACAAGCTTGGGGAGGGACCCCAAATATTCACGGCCAGGATTGCCATGGTCGGGGTCATTGCCGAATCCCCCGCCACAAACATCGACATTACGCTTGAAAAAGTGAAACTAGCAGCCACAGCAGATCCAGTATTAGTGGCGATGCGAACCACCATACGGGAGGGttttccaaaagaaaagagcaaTCTGCCTCTCGCCCTTCGCCCGTACTGGGACGCTCGCCACCAACTCGCCATAGACGACGCTGATGACATGCTCGTTTATGGCGCACGCATCGTCCTTCCACGATCCATGGTGAAAGAAACGATCTGGACACTTGTCGGCATGCACCAGGGCGCTTCAAAGATACGCCAACGAACCAGGCTATCGCTCTACTGGCCCCACATAGGGGTCGATATTGCCCACGCCGCAGCCTCATGCGAAGAATGCGTAAGACAACTTCCTTCTTTACCGGTGGAACCTCTGCAACACCACGAACCAGCTCGGTGA
- the LOC124320282 gene encoding calcium-activated chloride channel regulator 3A-1-like, with protein MRNIMSIRTTVMLCWVAVFWGGVLIGTIHSVSLNGNGYEFTVAISEDALQLDAEQRVPFLDALKKTMTDTSKMLFDATDSKVFFKKVNILLPRAWTLTGAPTSTYNYLNADMRIETTMTANDPETVVQAARSYNSKMCGQPGEYIIAPPQFFLNSNGATVKKYGDPAKVMLHEFAHYRYGVHKENGIPGMFIENGDKFPYTFKNPRGEWQLTGSNNSKIEGSYAYPEDQTRYCEYPNTPDMTGDLTDLNCRFIPDMTATTGPTTSLMFMPFLPTVTKFSDETNHDRAAPNMQNYWCRNRSTKTIISKHPDFTNLNPSDASTNTVPEFSYLLPAYQTVYIVMDTSSHTLTDDTVFNYVKSEIENKLIPQLAATSPRSFVGIATMVGANFNSSNGRLGGYLTEIQAPIQVDNNEILSANKVNGLTRSSGSGLLIEKAMLDVGDVLTSFTHLSGSIALVFKLNDITNMNEMKVESEAVHLLNSRNARLITFEYNDDSSKNVMERSTLLTGGTHFTANLNSYQSVISSVFNKTVELVRDPKFRNRRVQLLRDPFTSNSATPFRKFYTVDFVPSSIEMHFFVPIGRPDDYQILVNGTDGKTKYNLSSPEHVQKYSSWDRKYKIHTFTIPSTSSSTTATFMVDTTGEPLSGFYEAVEILGENVPVYVGGGGQSKNRVIDVEVYTSGKNGVLNMADIYEDPSFLIFASIRKGYAFARTLKFAVATVHGPNATQQSVSLRDDGLYPDLLAKDGIYTGFYNPTKVSGKFHVSVLLDGYRRSDPLAQFNNNPSSRSIPIDQNEDSSYLEVGSTSSFQRWIPYAASLDVRSAIFYKERPARIMDLRIDNYDSENQKVTFSWTSPQDSYGKNMSVASYRLVYSLYPDQIINDDGQIPETAVEVDPSTIVEGSLDPLQPFVRHSVTINPVRDGPAPPSMYFTMNSNSTLGFESFAAPMVYLTESEVLVTTVSTTTVTTRTTAAVTTPTASTTTSKPTTYLTGSEPPVTTTVSKTTFTTPTTTAVTTPTTSKPTTASTAARTSTTTTKPSSPTTAQPFQPNGAQITRVSSVLFYSLLSVALILISAL; from the exons ATGCGAAACATCATGTCGATTAGAACAACTGTAATGTTGTGCTGGGTTGCGGTATTCTGGGGAGGTGTCCTGATCGGAACTATACATTCCGTCAGCTTGAACGGTAATGGCTATGAATTTACGGTTGCCATCTCCGAGGACGCTCTACAACTCGACGCCGAACAACGAGTTCCCTTCCTCGATGCTCTCAAA AAAACAATGACGGATACGTCAAAAATGCTCTTTGATGCGACTGATTCAaaagtcttttttaaaaaagttaacattttACTGCCGCGTGCTTGGACTCTTACTGGCGCACCAACATCGAC GTATAATTACTTGAACGCTGATATGCGAATTGAAACCACCATGACTGCCAATGACCCCGAGACAGTGGTCCAAGCAGCGCGCTCCTACAATTCCAAAATGTGTGGCCAACCGGGTGAATATATAATTGCGCCACCCCAGTTTTTCCTCAATAGCAACGGCGCAACTGTGAAAAAGTATGGTGATCCAG CTAAGGTGATGCTCCACGAATTCGCCCATTACCGATACGGTGTTcataaagaaaatggaattccAGGAATGTTTATCGAGAACGGTGATAAATTTCCCTACACATTTAAAAATCCTCGTGGCGAATGGCAACTTACTGGATCCAATAATAGCAAAATTGAAGGATCGTACGCATATCC GGAAGACCAAACGCGTTACTGCGAGTATCCCAATACTCCTGACATGACAGGCGATCTGACTGATCTCAATTGCAGATTCATTCCCGATATGACAGCTACAACCGGACCGACGACGTCTTTGATGTTCATGCCATTTTTACCTACA GTGACTAAATTTTCCGATGAAACTAATCATGACCGAGCAGctcccaacatgcaaaactaCTGGTGCCGCAATCGTAGTACCAAAACAATAATTTCGAAACATCCAGATTTCACTAACCTTAACCCTTCGGATGCCTCCACCAACACGGTACCGGAGTTCAGTTATCTGCTCCCAGCATATCAGACTGTTTATATCGTCATGGATACCTCAAGTCACACCTTAACCGATGAT ACGGTTTTCAATTATGTCAAATCGGAAatcgaaaataaattaattccgCAATTGGCTGCAACCAGCCCCAGGTCTTTCGTAGGCATCGCAACCATGGTCGGAGCTAATTTTAATAGTTCAAACGGCCGTCTAGGAGGATATCTGACCGAAATACAAGCTCCCATTCaa GTCGATAACAATGAGATTTTATCAGCCAATAAGGTGAACGGATTAACTCGATCATCAGGGTCAGGTCTGTTAATAGAGAAGGCTATGCTGGACGTTGGAGACGTTTTGACCAGCTTCACACATTTGTCCGGGTCAATCGCGCTCGTGTTCAAATTGAATGACATCACGAACATGAATGAAATGAAGGTTGAATCTGAGGCTGTCCATTTACTCAATTCTCGAAACGCTCGTTTGATAACGTTTGAATACAACGACGACAGCAGTAAAAACGTAATGGAGAGAAGCACATTACTGACTGGAGGGACTCATTTTACCGCCAACTTAAATAGTTACCAGTCTGTCATTTCGAGCGTGTTCAATAAGACCGTCGAGCTGGTCCGAGATCCGAAATTTCGCAACAGAAGAGTTCAA CTGCTTCGAGATCCGTTTACGAGTAATTCTGCAACACctttcagaaaattttacaCCGTAGACTTTGTTCCAAGCTCAATAGAGATGCACTTTTTCGTACCCATTGGAAGACCCGATGACTATCAAATCCTGGTAAACGGAAcggatggaaaaacaaaatataacttgtcatcgccagagcacgtccaaaAATACTCAAGTTGGGACAGAAAGTACAAAATTCACACCTTTACCATACCATCT ACATCAAGCTCGACAACTGCGACGTTCATGGTTGATACGACTGGAGAACCGTTGTCAGGCTTTTACGAGGCTGTTGAAATTCTGGGTGAAAACGTTCCGGTTTACGTTGGCGGCGGAGGCCAATCCAAAAATCGAGTAATTGATGTCGAAGTCTATACATCTGGCAAAAACg GAGTCCTCAACATGGCTGACATTTACGAAGACCCTTCGTTTTTGATCTTCGCTTCAATTCGAAAGGGCTATGCATTTGCTCGAACACTTAAGTTTGCTGTTGCTACCGTTCATGGGCCAAACGCAACCCAGCAATCCGTGTCTTTGAGAGACGACGGCCTTT ACCCTGACTTACTTGCAAAAGACGGCATCTACACGGGTTTCTACAATCCGACAAAAGTGTCTGGCAAATTTCACGTTTCTGTTCTCTTAGACGGTTACCGAAGATCCGATCCACTTGCCCAATTCAACAATAATCCTTCCAGTCGTTCAATACCCATCGATCAGA ACGAAGACTCGTCCTATCTCGAAGTGGGTTCTACCTCCAGTTTTCAACGTTGGATTCCCTATGCTGCCAGCCTTGACGTGCGGTCGGCGATTTTTTACAAA GAACGACCGGCTCGCATCATGGATTTACGAATCGACAATTACGATtcggaaaaccaaaaagtaaCATTTTCTTGGACTTCTCCTCAAGATAGTTACGGCAAAAACA TGTCGGTTGCTTCCTATCGACTGGTGTACAGCTTATACCCAGATCAGATTATCAATGATGACGGACAAATTCCGGAAACAGCTGTAGAAGTAGATCCAAGCACCATCGTAGAGGGATCTTTAGATCCTTTACAACCTTTTGTTCGTCATTCTGTGACCATCAACCCGGTACGAGATGGACCCGCGCCCCCTTCGATGTATTTTACCATGAATTCTAACAGTACATTG GGTTTCGAGTCGTTTGCTGCACCTATGGTTTACCTTACCGAGTCAGAGGTCCTTGTTACTACTgtctcaacaacaacagtcacTACTCGAACAACAGCGGCTGTTACAACTCCAACagcttcaacaacaacatccaaaCCTACAACTTACCTTACCGGGTCAGAGCCCCCTGTTACTACGACTGTCTCAAAAACAACATTCACTactccaacaacaacggcTGTTACAACTCCAACAACATCCAAACCTACAACTGCCAGCACTGCTGCGAGAacatcaacgacgacgacgaaaccGTCATCGCCAACAACTGCGCAACCATTCCAACCAAATGGTGCTCAAATCACCCGAGTTTCATCAGTCTTATTCTATTCCTTACTCTCAGTTgcattgattttaatttccgCCTTGTaa